GTGACGGTTACCTTTGCACAATCCTCTTCGGACAGATTGGCATTTGCCTTCCGTAGCCAAGCCTCTCTTGACCCACTCCGAATGATTGTTGTGGGTGAGGTCGTAGGAATCGAAAAAGCCAGCTATTATGAAGTAGATACACTCTCCCAAGAATTGGAAGTGGATACAAGACCTGATACAGTTACGATCAAAGTAGCAGATCCTAAGGGAATTCGCGTCGGACAAATTTTATACCTACTAGAAAAGAACCAAGACCACAAAACTTTCCGAGATGGGAACATTGTGGGAATGATTACTGTAAAATCCGTATACCAAACCACTTTTTTTGGATGGCAAGTCCGAGGGGAAGGATATCTTCGTTTGATTGAAGATCGTCCAGTAACGGCCGCTCGGTTACTTGATACAACCAAATACGATGAAGCGTTTATGGCCAAAAAACAAGGTGATCATTATTTTGCGAAAGGCCAAATGGAAGAAGCTCTTCGAATGTACAAACATTCGGTATCTCTTGATCAAGGTTCCCCTGATTCTCATTATGCGCTTGGGAAAGCACATTGGAAGGATGGGGAAGGGTATGTGTCTACCGCCTTTGAATATTCAATGGCTTGGAAAAATAGGGAACGATTTTCTAATGCCCAAGAACGATTGTTATTTCTTTTGGATTATATGCGATTTTTGACTTTCTATTTCAAAGTAGAGGGAAAAGAAAATAAAAAACAATTAGAACTTATGCCTCAAGTGGCAAAAGAAGCGCGAAACCTTTATCCCAAAAATTATGAAGTTTGGTTGTATAGTTTTGAAACATCTTTTTTAAATCTTCTCCACTCGAATATGTCAGATACTGGTGTGGATGGCAGGAAAAAAAGAGAGGAATGGGCAGAACGTTCTGAAGAATATTTAAAGAAAGCCTACTCTTTAAGAAAGTCTGATTATTACCTTCATAAACTGGCTTGTGAGTTCTATCACCTAAAATGGAAAGAAACTCGTGGTTCTATCAAAGAAACTGAATACAGAGACAAACTTGTAGAACATGGGAAATTGTTACGCCTCTACTATACTGGGGAAACTACATTGTCAGAAGATTTATTAAATGCGATCCGGTTGGCAGAAAAACAATCGGGATCGGGATCACTCTGAGAGAATTTTCATACTCTTTTCAAAAAGATAAGATTCTAAATGCAACATATCGTCTGGGGCAGAGCTGAAATAGTTTACCCCTAGGTGGTAATGATCTCCACGATCTAAAAATCGAATGATTTCCCCTCGGATGATCATGGTACGTTCTTTGTTTAATGGAATAAACATTTTGATGATATTGTGTCGTTTCAAATATTGAAACAGACGTTTGTCATAAATTTCAAATAGAAGGCCATCGAGAGAAATATCCACAACCTTTGTGGTCGATTGCATGGTTTCATAACTTCCATGTTGGATGGCAATTTTTGTGAATACATAGCTGATGATTTCTGCTAACTCAAAGATATACACTGCTTGGTTTTGGGAGATGGTAAACCGTTCCATGGCAGTGGAATAGACTTTAATAAACCCAACCACATCCTCATACAACCGAATGGGTGTGATTACATAAGAAACATAAAAGTCGCGAGATTCGTGTTTACGCATGGATTCAAAAAAATCCAAAGCAAACTCTTCCCCAAATTCCTTTGCCATTTCTTTGTGTTCGTTATGGTAATTAAAGAGGACATCGTCTTGTGTGTCATTGATATAAGAAGTAATGCGATTACAATCAGAGATATAAAGGGATTTACCAGTTCGAAGAATTGTTTTTTTTACAAAGTCTTCATATTCATTGAGTTTTTCTTCTGGTTGAAAAAAATGAATTTCATAGTCTTTGGAAATTCGTTCGATAGCCTCGGTTAACATTACGTTGATGAGTTTGCTGTCTGGTCTATCTTTTCGTACTTCTTTCATTAGGTGGGGGAATCGACTTTCGGCATAGAGGTTTTTTCCCACTTCACGAGATCCACCGGTCAAACTTCGAAATAAAATAATAAAATTCATAAACAAATCATCAACGGGAATCCGTTTGTTTGTTCTTAATTGGTAGGACTGTAACTCGGTGGGAGTTTTGATGACTGTTTTTTCTTTTTGGATGTCGAGAATCACTACCTCAAATTGGTAGTTGATATTCATCACTTCAAAACGGACTCGGGCCCGCCTTGACCCTTTTTCTACTAAATCGGGAATCATCAGAGTAACAGTATGAGATTCGATTTCCTCTACGGCAGCAACGATAGTTTCGTCTTCGTAGATAAATTCAAATTCTCTGTTATCGGCTTTCAGGTAGTAAAAGAGGTGTTTTACGATATTGACATCCGATCCAATGATGGTTTCTTCAAATAACGATTCTAAGATCGTTATGAGTTCCTGCATCGAATCTGTTCTGCCGATTGCCATACTAAAATTATCGATTTCCTAGAGGCAAAAATCGATTTTCAAGTGAGGAAAATGTGCAAGGAAACGACAGAATTCGCCGAAATGGGAAGTATATGGAACTAACTCTCCCAAAACATGTAAATCCTGAACTTATACCGATGATCCGACAAGGGCTTCTTAGTCCGGAGAAATTAGCCATCCTAACCGAATTGCATACGATTGTGGAACGATTTGCTGGTTCCTTATATACAGATGAGGAAACCCAAAAGAAGATTTTGGAACGCACTGGATCTGTTCCAGACCTCATCACTTGGGGAGATTATTTCCAAACCGAAGTGGCTTCACGTTATTTTTTAGAATCGGAAGAGTCACTCCAGAGAATCGTAGATACCATCCGTTTTGACCTAATCTCTGCTCATTTGATCTTTAGTGGAAAACCGGACCATTACAAAGACAAAATTAGAGCAGAAGTTTTGGTGAGTAAAGGAATCGATGCCGCTCTTCCGAATCAAAATTTGGAAACCCAACACCTAGAAATCCTACTCAACTACTTTGAAAATATGGAGATCGGGAACAAACCTTTATCTTTACAAGATAAAGCCTGGTACGAATCCTTTCAGATAGATGAAATCGCGATTTGAATCCAAAGAGTATGAATTCCTAAAAATTGAATCCCGTGAAACCGAAGATGGAAGAATTGTTTCCATCTTCTTAAACAATCCCACTTCCCGCAATTCCATGACCTGGAAAATGGGGGAAGAGTTTGCCGACGTAATCCATTCCATTAAAAAAGAAAAAGTCCTACCGCGTGTTGTGATCATCTCTGGTCGCAACGATGTGTTTTGTGCCGGTGGTGACTTAAATTTGTTACGCTCTTTTTCTGAAAAATCGTTCTCGCAAAACAGACGTGATATGAGAAAGTTCTATGGTTTCTTTTTATCAGTGCGTAAATTACCTGTTCCTGTCATTGCTGCCGTCAATGGACATGCGATTGGAGCAGGTCTTTCCTTAACCTTTGGTTGTGATCTAAGAATTTTTGCAGAAGAAGGAAAGTATTCCTTTAACTTTGTAAGACTCGGAATTCATCCGGGTATGGGTTCTAGTTTTCTTTCTCCAGAACTGCTTGGAAAGAGTTTGGGTGGGAGATTGTTACTCACTGGAGAAACTTTTGATGGTAAGTTTGCAAAAACTTGTGGGCTTGCGCTTGATTGCGTGCCTAAAACAGAAGTGTATGCACGCGCTATGGACCTTGCTTTATCTTTGTCAAAAGCCGCACCACTCGCCTTACAAGAATTAAAGAAGAATTTATACTCCTGGAAACAGCTAGATAGCGCTCTAAAAAAAGAAGCAGAATCCCAAGCCCGAAACTTTATTTCGGACGACTTTAAAGAGACGATAAAAAGTATCCTAGAAAAGAGGGAACCAAAGTTTACTGGCAAATGAAAAATTTAGAAGGTTTCTAAATTTATGACTCGACAAGGGTTTCTTAAGAGGTTACACCGAAGCTGAATGGCGGATCTTCCACTCAATCCTGATTGTTTTGCTTGTGATTATAAAAATCACAATGTTCTGCACTGTGCTGCACATGAAACCATTGAAAGGATCAATGAAGGAAAGGACTTTACCATCTTTCCTAGGGGAAAACACTTAGTGACCTCTGGGGTCAAAGCAGATGGCTTTTTCTTCATCAAGTCGGGACTTGTCCGCAGTTATGTCCAACTCGCCAGTGGAAAAGAACAAACCTTACGTTTGAGTGGACCGGGAGATTGGGTCGGATTTCGGGATTGTATTTCTGAATCAGTTTCACACCACAATGTAGTCGCAGTGGAAGACACCCACGCCTGTTACATCACAGGTGAGCTCATCGAAGCCTTAGTGGCGGATGATATCAACTTCCAGAAAGAAGTCTTCCGGCAAATGGCGAAGGAATGGCAGGAGATGGAGGAACATGTCGTTTCTCTAGGCACTAAGCAGGTTCACGAAAAATTAGCAGAAATTCTCATCGTTTTGGACAATGCCCAGGGTCGAAAAAACCAAGTGGAGCTAAAAGTGACTCGTGATGTCCTTGCTACCTTTATCGGAACTAAAACCGAAACATTGGTTCGTGCTCTCTCCGACCTCAAAGCTCGTGAATTCATTTCCGTCGACAAAAACCGCATTGATATTCTGAACAGGGAAGCTTTGTATTCCCTTTCAAAAATCGCCTAATTTTTTTCACAGGTCTATTAAGCCCCAACGTCGGAATTCCGATGGTAGAAATGATTGATAATCAAGGTAGGGTCTGTTGCCTGATTTTACCTTAAGTCACTCCCGGGGGGGCTTTCCGAAAGGATTCCCCCTTTTTTTATTTCCCTTGTTTCTTTCCAAGCCATCTAAATTCTGGAGGTTACATGTCTAGAAATCGAGGCCAGAGTCCTAGTTTATTTGGGAATCCCATCCTTCATCCCCTGAATGTAATTCTCATCATCAATTGTTTAATTTTTTTCCTTCAATACTTTGCTAACCAACAGTTAATTTATCGATTTGGATTAACACCTGATTTCGTGTTAGGTGGTGCCATCTGGCAAGTCTTCACTTATGGTTTTTTACATGCGGTAGAACTCATTCCATTTCATTTACTTGTGAATATGTATGGGATGTACATGTTAGGAACCAATATCATCCCAATCATTGGGAAGGCAAAATTTACTATTTTGTATTTTGCCTCTCAAATTGGGGCAGGTATCTTTGTGGTTCTGTCAGCATATCTGAACGAGGTGCTCGGTGGGAATATTCCTTTTTTAGAATCGATGACGACTCAAACCATCGGTGCTTCTGGGGCTCTTTTTGGTCTTCTTGCTCTCTTTGGTATATTTTATCCCAATGCAGAACTACTTTTATTTATTTTTCCAGTGAAAGCTAAAAATGCGGTTTGGGTCTCTCTTGTCATTGGTTACCTGATTTCTCAAATTGGGAATGGAGCCATCTCGAACACCTGCCATTTGGGTGGGGCGCTCACGGCTTTACTCCTTTACAAAATTTTCCAAAAACAAATCAAACCAGGAAGCCTTCCTTACATTCCGGGTTTGGAATGGGAATCACCTAGAGAAACCAAAATCCAGTCCAAAGCCAAACCACAAGTCATTGAGGATCTTTTTCTGGATCAAAAAAAAATCAATGAAAATGTTCTCGGTCAGATTCATTCTAAAAAAGACAACTCATCAGTAATAAATTATTTACAAGGAATGCAAGTTGCAGACGCAAATATTTGTCCTCCGTCTACGTATAACACCGAGGATCCGATTTGTTTGCGCTGTGAATGGTTGGTAAATTGTGCATTCCGAAAGGCAAAAGAATAATTTTTCGTCTAATTCCTTGACAGTCTTTTAAGATGGGGATAATGAAAACCATGCCTGTAGATAAGAAATCCTCAGTAGAAGAGGTTCTAAAACGCGAAAAATTAGCAAAAGAATTCGAAAAAGAAAAACGTAGTTCGGAACAAAAAGCAATTGAACAAGCCGCTGCAAAATTGTCAGCACAGAGTCCAGAAACAACTCCAGACTCTGCTAAATCTTCAAAATTCATTACTAATATCGACATAGCTTTTTCGCAAGCAAAGACTGACCTTCGTTTCTATTTCCTAAATGATGGAACCTATGCGGATGATTTTAAGAGGATGTTCCTAGAGAACGAATCTATATTCAAACGGTATGGTATTACGAGTCAGAAGTATTTGGAATATGTTCGTGAGTCTTTTGACCGTTATAAAAAAATTCATGATATGATGCCTTTGGATCCTATGAAACCCAAACACTTTAAGTACGTAGAAGATTCCATTTCGGAGCTTGTACGAATGTTTAACCAACGTTTTGGAAAATAAAAGGTTCTCCCGATTTTCCTCTAAAATCCACAGGATTTCCCTAAAAAACTGAGAAGATTTCTTACGTTAGTTGTTGGTTTCCATAGAGGGACTTGTTTGAAGGAACATTGGAAACGCATTCTTATTTTCTCAGTTATCGCTATGGTTTATTTTTTCTGGGTTTTTGTTGGGTATGATTTGGCAGGGGTTTTGGGTCTCGCTTCCTAAACCTCCCCACATTCTCTCTTGACACCTGGGTTTTCTACCAAACATGCTAGGAATATGGTGGAATCAAGAAAGACATCCGAAACAGACATCCGGCTCGACCTAAACGTCCGAGGAACCGGGGTCTACCAGTTTGATACAGAAATCCCGTTTTTTGAGCATATGCTCTCTCATATCTCCAAACATGGACTGATTGATATGGATCTCAAACTCAGAGGAGATATTGGGATCGATTGCCACCATTCGGTGGAAGACACCGCCATCCTTATGGGACAAATGATCCACACTCAGTTAGGTGATAAAAAAGGAATCTTTCGTTACGGTCATTTTACCTTGCCTATGGATGAAGTCCTCACCACAGTTGCTGTGGATTTGGGCGGAAGGTTTTATTTTAAATACACGGGCCCGCTAATCGATGGGAAATTTGGAATTTACGACGCAGAACTAACACTCGAGTTTCTTCAGAAATTTGCGCTCAATGCCAAGATGAATTTACACGTAGTGGTTCATTACGGAGAAAATCGCCACCACATCCATGAATCTATTTTTAAGGCACTGGGTAAGGCTTTGCGTCAAGCAATCGCTATTGATACTGCCGCAAGTGATCAAATCCCTTCTACAAAAGGTATGTTGGAGTGATTGTAGTTTTAGATTTTGGAATGGGAAATATCCATTCCTTACTCAAAGCAGTTTCCTTATACACAAACGATTTTGAGTTCACAAGTGATATCGAAAAAGTCAAAAAAGCTGATAAAATCATTTTGCCTGGAGATGGGCATTTTGATAAAGCGATGCAGAACTTAAACGAAGCGGGATTTTCTTCTGTTTTAAAAGAACATGTGGATGCGAAAAAATCACTGCTAGGAATTTGTATCGGTTATCAAGTGTTATTCGAGGATTCGGATGAAACTTCGAAAACGGGAACAACCATTCCTGGCCTTGGTCTCATCCGTGGAAAAATCCGAAAATTTGAAGGGAAAGCTAACCTCAAAGTTCCGCATATGGGTTGGAACAAACTCTTTGATATCAAGGCCAAAAATACAAAATTACTGAAAGGGATTCCAAACGAATCCTTTATGTATTTTATCCATTCCTACCGGCCTGTGGGTGTAGACCGGTTGGATATCACAGCTAACTGCCATTATTACGGGGAATCCTTTCCTGCGGTTGTGGAAAAAGAAACTGTATTTGGAACCCAGTTCCATCCTGAAAAATCAGATACAACGGGACTAGGAATCCTTAAAAATTTTATAGAACTTTAATATGTTAGTATTACCTGCTATAGATCTTTTAGACAACGAAGCTGTCCGTTTACTCCAAGGCGATTATTCCAAAAAAACTGTGTATTCTTCCGAACCGGAAAAAATGATCCAAGTTTTTGAAGAACAAGGTGCCACTCTCATTCACATTGTGGACTTAAACGCAGCCAAAACTGGAAAGTCGGAAAACGAGAAAGCCATCCGTAAAATCAAAGACAAATGTTCCGTAGAGCTAGAGTTAGGTGGCGGAATTCGGTCTTTAGAAAATATGAAATTTTATGACGGACTTGGGGTCTCTCGATTTATTTTGGGAACCGTCGCTGTAGAAGATCCAAAGGTTGTGGAAGAGGGCTTAAGAAGTTATGGCCCGGATCGAATTGTGATCGGTGTGGATGCCAAAGACGGATTCGTTCGAACCAAAGGTTGGGAAACCAACTCTGGAATCAAATACACTGAATTTTTAAAGTCGATGTATGGAATGGGCATCCGCCATGTGATCTTTACTGACATATCGAAAGATGGGATGATGGCAGGACCAAACACTGCGGTTTATTTGGAGTTGTTGTCCCTATTCCCCGATTTGCAGTTAGTTGCTTCGGGAGGGGTCTCCTCAACTCAGGATTTAGTGGATTTGTATGAAGCCTCTAAGGGGAAGCTCTTTGGAGCCATCACTGGAAAGGCCATTTATGAAGGAAAATTAGACCTAAAAGAAAGTATCAGGATTCTAAGTAAGAAGAGGAATGAAAATTGATGAATCGTAAGAATTTAGCATTAGCAGGGGTGATCGGTGGAGTCATTGGACTCATTGTCTCTTTCCTATTGGCAATTGAATACTTTGGCCTTGGCACAGAAAATGTAGCCAATTCCGCATGTTCCGCATTAGGTGGAGGAGACTCCTGTTTGAAAGTGGCAGAGAGTTCTTATTCGGCAATTCCGGGGGTTCCTTTTTTGGGGAATGTTCCAATCGCCTTACTTGGATTTGGGTTTTATGGATTACTTACGTATACTTTCTTTTTGGTAACGAGAGCCCAATCAAACGAAGAAGTTTCTAAATTTATTTCTCTGCTTTTCCCCGTTTTGGTTTTGGGTCTGATTTTTGATTTGGTTTTATTTGGAATTTCAGTGGGGATTATCGGAACCATCTGCCAACTTTGTTTTGTCACTTATCTTGTCACCATTGCCCTTCTTGGCATTTTATTTCTACTTTGGAAAACAGAAGGAAAACCGAGCCTCAACTTTCCTTTGGCAATCAAAGAAGGAATTACAACTTTAGGACTCGTTTACTTTTTTAGTTTTTCTTTAGGATATGCCTCAAGTAAAATGTGGGTGAGTGGATCCAATTCCAATACTTTAGCTACCTCACGAGGAATGGACTCAAAAGAAATCCAATCCAAAATTGCAGCTTATTTCCAAGAACCAACTCTTGGAATCCAAGTAGCAGGTTCTCCTTTTATTGGCAAAAAAGATGCCCCCATAACGATTGTTAAATACGCAGACTATAACTGCGGACATTGTTTGCATACAAGCCATATTTTACATACTGTTCTTTCTGAATACGATGGAATGGTTCGAGTTGTTTATAAAAACTTTCCCTTAGATGGAACATGTAACCGTCTCATGCAACAACCAAGGCCTGGTGCTACTTCTTGTGTAGCTGCCATTGCAGCAATATGCGCCGACAAACAAGGGAAGTTCGAACCAATGTATCGTGGGCTTTATGATAATTTAGAAAAAGGAGTGGCTCACACTGGATCTAGTGTTGTGAATTTAGCAAATGCGATTGGACTTAATGTTAATTCTTTGAAGGCATGTATGGCATCTAAGGAAGCACAAAACCAATTGAATGCAGAAATTGATGAAGCAGAAAAGTTGAATATTCAATCCACTCCTTCCCTCTACATCAACGATAGAAAAATTGAGAGTGGAACACCAAATCCAATCTTTTTAAAGACTCTTCTGGAACAAATCATCCAAAAGATGTAATTTGATTTGATCACCTACTTGGAAGTAGGTGATAATCGGACCGGTCCTTCTGGGAGTCCAGAAGGATCTCCCACTCTTTGAATCTCCCAAGAATCCAAAACATTTTTATCTTTTGTGTGCAGTGCTGGTCTTAGACTTAAGATAGAATTTCCTTTTTTATACAAAGAACGTCTTCCATAGAACCAACCACTGGTCTCTTCTGAATGAGTATTTTTTCCATACTTCCCACCCATTTCAAAACTTAGTTTTAAGTCATTAGCCAGTTTCGAAAACATACTAGGATCCATAGAAATTCCATGATCCGGTCCTTCTAAATTCCGATCCAATGTGAAATGTTTTTCGAAAACGACTGCACCTAATGCGCAAGCTACAGAAGATGCTAAGCTTCCATCGGAATGGTCGCTAAATCCTACTACATAGTCCGTTGTATCTAAGTAGAAAGGAATAGACTGAAGATTTACTTTATTTAAAGGTGTAGGATACATCGATACACAATGAAGTAAACAAACTTCCGTTTGGTTGTTTTGGAAAAACGAAATGGCTCTTGTTACTTCTTCTGGTAAAGCCGCCCCCGTGGATACAATCAATGGTTTTCCCGATTGGACCGTTTTTCTAAGTAAGGGGAGGTTGACAATGTCACCTGAGGCAATTTTTAAAACTGGAACATCCAGCCCACATAACAAATCTACTGCGGATTCACAGAGTGGAGTCGAAAAAAAATCAAGGCCTAAATCTAGAGCTGTTTTCTGAAATTCTTTGTGTTGGGTTTCACTTAATTCATATTGTTTAAAGATATCAAAAAGAAATTTGACTTCCGTGTTGGAGGAATCGATAAACTCTTCCGTTCTGTAGGTTTGGAATTTGACTGCATGAGCTCCGGACTCTTTTGCTTTGGCAATGGTTCGTTTGCCAATTTCTAAATCAGCATTGTGGTTTAGGCCAATTTCAGCCACCAAATATGGTTCTGACTTTCTAGTTAGAGTTTTTGATCCAATATTAAAATCCAAGTTGCCCTCGTTTCCTTCATTGTCGGCAAATTAAGAAAATCCTAAAATTTTTCCCAATTGGAAAATGAGAAAGGATGCGCTAATCGCAAGGATTGTCATATATAAAAACTGCACGATTGGCCAAAAGATAGTTCCTGTTTCTTTTTTGGTGACGGCAAGGGTTGACATACATTGGCTTGCAAATGCAAAAAATACTAAAAGCGATAATCCAGAAAGTGGTGTCCAAACGAGACTCCCATCGGCTCTTGTTTCTGTGCGGAGTGTGGAACGTAAAGATTCACCTTCTTCATTGTCTTCAGATCCGTATAATACGGCTAAGGTGGACACCATCACTTCCCGGGCTGCAAAAGAGGTAAGGATAGAAATCCCAATTTTCCAATCAAAACCGAGT
The sequence above is drawn from the Leptospira sp. WS4.C2 genome and encodes:
- the hisA gene encoding 1-(5-phosphoribosyl)-5-[(5-phosphoribosylamino)methylideneamino]imidazole-4-carboxamide isomerase — its product is MLVLPAIDLLDNEAVRLLQGDYSKKTVYSSEPEKMIQVFEEQGATLIHIVDLNAAKTGKSENEKAIRKIKDKCSVELELGGGIRSLENMKFYDGLGVSRFILGTVAVEDPKVVEEGLRSYGPDRIVIGVDAKDGFVRTKGWETNSGIKYTEFLKSMYGMGIRHVIFTDISKDGMMAGPNTAVYLELLSLFPDLQLVASGGVSSTQDLVDLYEASKGKLFGAITGKAIYEGKLDLKESIRILSKKRNEN
- a CDS encoding rhomboid family intramembrane serine protease, which produces MSRNRGQSPSLFGNPILHPLNVILIINCLIFFLQYFANQQLIYRFGLTPDFVLGGAIWQVFTYGFLHAVELIPFHLLVNMYGMYMLGTNIIPIIGKAKFTILYFASQIGAGIFVVLSAYLNEVLGGNIPFLESMTTQTIGASGALFGLLALFGIFYPNAELLLFIFPVKAKNAVWVSLVIGYLISQIGNGAISNTCHLGGALTALLLYKIFQKQIKPGSLPYIPGLEWESPRETKIQSKAKPQVIEDLFLDQKKINENVLGQIHSKKDNSSVINYLQGMQVADANICPPSTYNTEDPICLRCEWLVNCAFRKAKE
- a CDS encoding N-acetylneuraminate synthase family protein, translating into MDFNIGSKTLTRKSEPYLVAEIGLNHNADLEIGKRTIAKAKESGAHAVKFQTYRTEEFIDSSNTEVKFLFDIFKQYELSETQHKEFQKTALDLGLDFFSTPLCESAVDLLCGLDVPVLKIASGDIVNLPLLRKTVQSGKPLIVSTGAALPEEVTRAISFFQNNQTEVCLLHCVSMYPTPLNKVNLQSIPFYLDTTDYVVGFSDHSDGSLASSVACALGAVVFEKHFTLDRNLEGPDHGISMDPSMFSKLANDLKLSFEMGGKYGKNTHSEETSGWFYGRRSLYKKGNSILSLRPALHTKDKNVLDSWEIQRVGDPSGLPEGPVRLSPTSK
- a CDS encoding enoyl-CoA hydratase/isomerase family protein, with translation MKSRFESKEYEFLKIESRETEDGRIVSIFLNNPTSRNSMTWKMGEEFADVIHSIKKEKVLPRVVIISGRNDVFCAGGDLNLLRSFSEKSFSQNRRDMRKFYGFFLSVRKLPVPVIAAVNGHAIGAGLSLTFGCDLRIFAEEGKYSFNFVRLGIHPGMGSSFLSPELLGKSLGGRLLLTGETFDGKFAKTCGLALDCVPKTEVYARAMDLALSLSKAAPLALQELKKNLYSWKQLDSALKKEAESQARNFISDDFKETIKSILEKREPKFTGK
- a CDS encoding DUF1577 domain-containing protein; the protein is MAIGRTDSMQELITILESLFEETIIGSDVNIVKHLFYYLKADNREFEFIYEDETIVAAVEEIESHTVTLMIPDLVEKGSRRARVRFEVMNINYQFEVVILDIQKEKTVIKTPTELQSYQLRTNKRIPVDDLFMNFIILFRSLTGGSREVGKNLYAESRFPHLMKEVRKDRPDSKLINVMLTEAIERISKDYEIHFFQPEEKLNEYEDFVKKTILRTGKSLYISDCNRITSYINDTQDDVLFNYHNEHKEMAKEFGEEFALDFFESMRKHESRDFYVSYVITPIRLYEDVVGFIKVYSTAMERFTISQNQAVYIFELAEIISYVFTKIAIQHGSYETMQSTTKVVDISLDGLLFEIYDKRLFQYLKRHNIIKMFIPLNKERTMIIRGEIIRFLDRGDHYHLGVNYFSSAPDDMLHLESYLFEKSMKILSE
- the hisB gene encoding imidazoleglycerol-phosphate dehydratase HisB, which gives rise to MVESRKTSETDIRLDLNVRGTGVYQFDTEIPFFEHMLSHISKHGLIDMDLKLRGDIGIDCHHSVEDTAILMGQMIHTQLGDKKGIFRYGHFTLPMDEVLTTVAVDLGGRFYFKYTGPLIDGKFGIYDAELTLEFLQKFALNAKMNLHVVVHYGENRHHIHESIFKALGKALRQAIAIDTAASDQIPSTKGMLE
- a CDS encoding tetratricopeptide repeat protein; this translates as MFRSFLLSTFLVTVTFAQSSSDRLAFAFRSQASLDPLRMIVVGEVVGIEKASYYEVDTLSQELEVDTRPDTVTIKVADPKGIRVGQILYLLEKNQDHKTFRDGNIVGMITVKSVYQTTFFGWQVRGEGYLRLIEDRPVTAARLLDTTKYDEAFMAKKQGDHYFAKGQMEEALRMYKHSVSLDQGSPDSHYALGKAHWKDGEGYVSTAFEYSMAWKNRERFSNAQERLLFLLDYMRFLTFYFKVEGKENKKQLELMPQVAKEARNLYPKNYEVWLYSFETSFLNLLHSNMSDTGVDGRKKREEWAERSEEYLKKAYSLRKSDYYLHKLACEFYHLKWKETRGSIKETEYRDKLVEHGKLLRLYYTGETTLSEDLLNAIRLAEKQSGSGSL
- a CDS encoding thioredoxin domain-containing protein, producing MNRKNLALAGVIGGVIGLIVSFLLAIEYFGLGTENVANSACSALGGGDSCLKVAESSYSAIPGVPFLGNVPIALLGFGFYGLLTYTFFLVTRAQSNEEVSKFISLLFPVLVLGLIFDLVLFGISVGIIGTICQLCFVTYLVTIALLGILFLLWKTEGKPSLNFPLAIKEGITTLGLVYFFSFSLGYASSKMWVSGSNSNTLATSRGMDSKEIQSKIAAYFQEPTLGIQVAGSPFIGKKDAPITIVKYADYNCGHCLHTSHILHTVLSEYDGMVRVVYKNFPLDGTCNRLMQQPRPGATSCVAAIAAICADKQGKFEPMYRGLYDNLEKGVAHTGSSVVNLANAIGLNVNSLKACMASKEAQNQLNAEIDEAEKLNIQSTPSLYINDRKIESGTPNPIFLKTLLEQIIQKM
- a CDS encoding Crp/Fnr family transcriptional regulator, whose translation is MADLPLNPDCFACDYKNHNVLHCAAHETIERINEGKDFTIFPRGKHLVTSGVKADGFFFIKSGLVRSYVQLASGKEQTLRLSGPGDWVGFRDCISESVSHHNVVAVEDTHACYITGELIEALVADDINFQKEVFRQMAKEWQEMEEHVVSLGTKQVHEKLAEILIVLDNAQGRKNQVELKVTRDVLATFIGTKTETLVRALSDLKAREFISVDKNRIDILNREALYSLSKIA
- the hisH gene encoding imidazole glycerol phosphate synthase subunit HisH; its protein translation is MIVVLDFGMGNIHSLLKAVSLYTNDFEFTSDIEKVKKADKIILPGDGHFDKAMQNLNEAGFSSVLKEHVDAKKSLLGICIGYQVLFEDSDETSKTGTTIPGLGLIRGKIRKFEGKANLKVPHMGWNKLFDIKAKNTKLLKGIPNESFMYFIHSYRPVGVDRLDITANCHYYGESFPAVVEKETVFGTQFHPEKSDTTGLGILKNFIEL